A single genomic interval of Burkholderiales bacterium harbors:
- a CDS encoding histidinol-phosphate transaminase, protein MSLCDLAPPYIRGIAPYVPGKPVSELARELGLSDIVKLASNENPRGASPRAIEAVHEALTDVARYPDGSGFALKRALADRYLVAPEQIVLGNGSNDVLELAARAFLDAHSSAIYSQHAFAVYPLATQATGAAGIEAPARDFGHDLDAMLAAVRADTRLVFIANPNNPTGTLLAARDLRRFLESVPRSLLVVLDEAYAEYLPDDLCAHSIDWLRAFPNLIVARTFSKAYGLAGLRIGFALANTGVADLMNRVRQPFNVSSVALAAAEAALADQDFVRDSRRLNETGMAHIVAGFMRLGIEFIPSHGNFVSFKVSDANAVYQRLLRLGVIVRPIANYGMPQYLRVSIGLEAENAKFLDALSRALDQNAAPMHG, encoded by the coding sequence ATGAGTTTGTGCGACCTCGCGCCGCCATACATCCGCGGCATCGCGCCTTATGTTCCAGGCAAACCGGTCAGCGAGCTGGCGCGCGAACTCGGCTTGTCCGATATCGTCAAGCTTGCGTCGAACGAGAATCCGCGCGGCGCGAGCCCGCGCGCGATCGAAGCGGTGCATGAGGCGCTGACCGACGTTGCCCGCTATCCCGATGGCAGTGGTTTTGCGCTGAAGCGCGCGCTGGCCGACCGCTATTTGGTGGCGCCGGAGCAGATTGTGCTCGGCAATGGCTCGAACGATGTGCTCGAACTGGCGGCGCGCGCTTTTCTCGATGCGCATTCGTCCGCGATCTATTCGCAGCACGCATTCGCGGTTTATCCGTTGGCGACCCAGGCGACCGGCGCTGCCGGGATCGAAGCGCCGGCCAGGGATTTCGGCCATGACCTCGATGCGATGCTGGCCGCCGTGCGCGCCGATACGCGTCTGGTGTTCATCGCAAATCCGAACAATCCGACCGGAACATTGCTCGCTGCCCGCGACCTGCGGCGTTTTCTGGAAAGCGTTCCGCGCTCGCTGCTGGTGGTCCTCGATGAAGCCTATGCCGAATATTTGCCGGACGATCTTTGTGCCCACAGCATCGACTGGCTGCGCGCGTTTCCCAATCTGATCGTGGCGCGCACGTTTTCGAAAGCGTATGGACTGGCTGGTTTGCGCATCGGCTTTGCGCTCGCGAACACCGGCGTTGCCGATCTGATGAATCGCGTGCGCCAGCCGTTCAACGTCAGCAGCGTTGCGCTCGCAGCCGCCGAGGCTGCGCTTGCCGACCAGGATTTCGTTCGCGACAGCCGGCGGCTGAACGAAACCGGGATGGCGCACATCGTTGCCGGATTCATGCGCCTCGGCATCGAATTTATTCCGTCGCACGGCAACTTCGTCAGCTTCAAAGTCAGCGACGCGAATGCCGTTTATCAACGCCTGCTGAGGCTCGGCGTGATCGTGCGGCCGATCGCGAACTACGGCATGCCGCAATACCTGCGCGTCAGCATCGGGCTCGAAGCGGAGAACGCGAAATTCCTCGACGCGCTGTCTCGCGCGCTCGATCAAAACGCGGCGCCGATGCATGGCTAA
- a CDS encoding prephenate dehydrogenase/arogenate dehydrogenase family protein, translating into MANFRIDKLVIFGVGLIGGSFALALREADAVKHVVGVGRNRDNLERALELKVIDEIASDIKRAVSDADFILLATPVGQMAELIRTIAPHVSARAMITDAGSTKQDVVQLARESLQKCLPRFVPAHPIAGAETSGVAAARADLYRGKNVVITPLAETDALAIDTVCAAWRACGAKLVRMKADEHDRIFAAVSHLPHVLAYALVNMLAQRWNADQLFDFAAGGFRDFTRIAGSSPEMWRDICVANREALARELRHYQAEIERVTVMIEAGQADQLQALFAAAREARSAWSAGQTDQTGSAESIP; encoded by the coding sequence ATGGCTAATTTCCGTATCGACAAACTCGTCATCTTCGGCGTCGGCCTGATCGGCGGTTCATTCGCGCTCGCTTTGCGCGAGGCAGACGCGGTCAAACACGTTGTCGGCGTCGGCCGCAACCGCGACAATCTCGAACGCGCGTTAGAACTCAAGGTTATCGATGAAATCGCGAGCGATATAAAGCGCGCGGTCAGCGATGCCGACTTCATACTGCTTGCGACGCCGGTCGGGCAAATGGCCGAGCTGATTAGAACGATTGCCCCGCACGTCAGCGCGCGGGCAATGATTACCGACGCCGGCAGCACCAAGCAGGATGTCGTGCAGCTTGCGCGCGAAAGTTTGCAGAAGTGCCTGCCCCGCTTCGTGCCGGCGCATCCGATCGCGGGCGCCGAAACCAGCGGCGTAGCCGCGGCGCGCGCCGATCTGTACCGCGGTAAAAATGTTGTCATCACGCCGCTTGCCGAAACCGATGCGCTCGCGATCGATACGGTGTGCGCCGCATGGCGCGCTTGCGGCGCGAAACTCGTCAGGATGAAAGCCGACGAGCACGACCGGATTTTCGCCGCGGTCAGCCATTTGCCGCACGTGCTCGCCTATGCGCTGGTCAACATGCTGGCGCAGCGCTGGAACGCCGATCAGCTATTCGATTTCGCAGCCGGCGGTTTTCGCGACTTCACCCGCATCGCCGGCAGCTCGCCGGAAATGTGGCGCGATATCTGTGTCGCCAACCGCGAGGCGCTGGCGCGCGAACTGCGTCATTACCAGGCCGAAATCGAGCGCGTGACGGTGATGATCGAGGCCGGCCAGGCCGATCAGCTGCAAGCCTTATTTGCCGCCGCGCGCGAGGCGCGCAGCGCGTGGTCGGCCGGGCAAACGGATCAGACCGGGTCGGCCGAATCGATACCATGA
- the aroA gene encoding 3-phosphoshikimate 1-carboxyvinyltransferase — MSDIMTAHYVIAAGGRLVGDVRVPGDKSISHRAIMLGALAEGVTEVGGFLEGEDAIATMNVFRALGVHIDGPDQGRVRIDGVGLHGLRKPRGVLDCGNSGTSMRLLCGLLAAQSFESELTGDASLTRRPMRRVALPLREMGADIRTAGNGFPPLTIHPVNELHGISYQLPVASAQVKSALLLAGLYAHGLTCVIEPAPTRDHTERMLWAFAYPVQREGRSTCVRGGAGLTGTRIEVPADISSAAFFMVGASIAPGSDIMLFDVGINPTRAGVIEILRMMGADISLLNERKFGGEPVADIRVRHADLCGIAIPRRLVPLAIDEFPALFIAAASASGETWLRGAGELRVKESDRIQVMADGLQALGVAAEPTADGMRIVGASQGNRYRGGEVESHGDHRIAMAFSIAALAASETITVRDCANVATSFPGFVETAQHAGLRIESYLHG; from the coding sequence ATGAGCGACATCATGACGGCGCATTACGTCATTGCCGCGGGCGGACGGCTCGTCGGCGATGTGCGCGTTCCCGGCGACAAATCGATATCGCACCGCGCGATCATGCTGGGTGCGCTGGCCGAAGGCGTGACCGAAGTCGGGGGCTTCCTGGAAGGCGAAGACGCGATCGCGACCATGAATGTATTTCGCGCGCTTGGCGTTCATATCGATGGGCCCGATCAGGGCCGGGTGCGCATCGACGGCGTCGGCCTGCACGGGCTCAGGAAACCGCGCGGCGTACTCGATTGCGGCAATTCTGGAACGTCGATGCGGCTATTGTGCGGATTGCTGGCTGCGCAATCGTTCGAAAGCGAGCTGACCGGCGACGCCAGCCTGACCAGGCGGCCGATGCGGCGCGTCGCGCTGCCGCTGCGCGAAATGGGCGCCGATATTCGCACCGCCGGCAATGGTTTCCCGCCGCTGACCATACATCCTGTGAATGAATTACACGGCATCAGCTACCAGCTTCCGGTCGCCAGCGCCCAGGTCAAAAGCGCGTTACTGCTGGCCGGCCTTTATGCCCATGGGCTCACCTGCGTCATCGAGCCGGCGCCGACGCGCGACCATACCGAGCGCATGCTATGGGCATTCGCTTATCCGGTGCAGCGCGAAGGCCGAAGCACTTGCGTCAGAGGAGGGGCGGGGCTCACCGGGACGCGCATCGAGGTTCCTGCTGATATTTCGTCGGCGGCCTTTTTCATGGTCGGCGCCAGCATTGCGCCCGGCTCCGACATCATGTTGTTCGATGTCGGGATCAATCCGACGCGCGCCGGGGTCATCGAGATCCTGCGCATGATGGGTGCGGACATTTCGCTGCTGAACGAACGCAAGTTTGGCGGCGAGCCGGTCGCCGACATTCGCGTGCGTCATGCCGATTTGTGCGGCATCGCCATTCCACGCCGCCTCGTGCCGCTTGCCATCGACGAATTTCCCGCGCTGTTCATCGCCGCCGCCAGCGCCAGCGGCGAAACTTGGCTTCGCGGGGCCGGGGAATTGCGCGTCAAGGAGAGCGACCGCATACAAGTGATGGCCGACGGCTTGCAAGCGCTCGGTGTCGCGGCCGAACCGACAGCGGATGGCATGCGCATCGTCGGCGCAAGCCAGGGCAATCGTTACCGCGGCGGAGAAGTAGAGAGCCATGGCGATCATCGCATCGCAATGGCATTTTCGATCGCTGCGCTGGCGGCGAGCGAAACAATTACCGTGCGCGATTGCGCGAACGTCGCGACGTCGTTTCCCGGCTTTGTCGAAACCGCGCAGCACGCCGGCTTGCGGATCGAAAGCTATCTGCATGGATGA
- a CDS encoding (d)CMP kinase, whose protein sequence is MDEPGRQTIPVIAIDGPSASGKGAVAWEVAQQLGFHYLDSGALYRLVAFAGAQQDIPIDDEEALADLASKLNARFAGQRIFLNEQSVDDAIRAETVAAGASQVAALPAVRTALLARQRAFRRTPGLIAEGRDMGAIVFPGANLKIFLTASAAERAARRVKQLKEKGMRASLPGTLRDIQQRDARDSERRIAPLQLCADATLLDTTSLTISEVATEVVRLYRQSLAHGLP, encoded by the coding sequence ATGGATGAACCCGGAAGGCAAACGATTCCGGTCATCGCCATCGATGGCCCTTCGGCGTCGGGCAAAGGCGCGGTTGCCTGGGAAGTCGCGCAGCAACTGGGTTTTCACTATCTGGACAGCGGCGCGCTGTATCGGCTGGTCGCGTTCGCCGGGGCGCAGCAGGATATTCCGATCGACGACGAAGAGGCGCTCGCCGATCTCGCCAGCAAGCTGAATGCGCGCTTCGCCGGGCAGCGAATATTCCTGAATGAACAAAGCGTGGACGACGCGATCCGCGCCGAGACGGTCGCGGCTGGCGCCTCGCAAGTCGCGGCCCTGCCGGCGGTCCGCACGGCCTTGCTTGCGCGCCAGCGCGCTTTCCGCCGGACGCCCGGTCTGATCGCCGAAGGACGCGACATGGGAGCTATCGTTTTTCCCGGCGCGAATCTTAAAATCTTCCTGACCGCGAGCGCCGCGGAACGCGCTGCGCGGCGCGTTAAACAGTTGAAGGAAAAAGGAATGCGTGCTAGTCTCCCCGGTACTTTGCGAGACATCCAGCAACGTGATGCGCGCGACAGCGAGCGCCGCATCGCACCCTTGCAATTGTGTGCGGATGCGACTTTGCTCGATACCACGTCGCTGACAATCAGCGAGGTTGCAACCGAAGTGGTGCGGCTTTATCGGCAATCCCTCGCGCACGGGCTACCATAG
- the rpsA gene encoding 30S ribosomal protein S1, producing the protein MNTAANTASASAAIPDSSENFAALFEESLTRQEMRIGEVITAEVIRVDFNHVVVNAGLKSESFIELDEFRNDRGEVEVKAGDFVAVAIDALEDGYGETKLSREKAKRLSAWHELEVALEQGTQVTGLISGKVKGGLTVMINGIRAFLPGSLVDIRPVKDTNPLEGKHTEFKVIKLDRKRNNVVVSRRAVLEASQGAERQQLLSNLQEGAIVKGIVKNITDYGAFVDLGGIDGLLHITDLAWRRVKHPSEVLAVGDEVEAKVLKFDQEKSRVSLGMKQLGDDPWVGLSRRYPQSTRLFGKVSNLTDYGAFVEIEPGIEGLVHVSEMDWTNKNVHPSRVVQLGDEVEVMILEIDEDRRRISLGMKQCQPNPWEEFSVDHKKGDKVRGQIKSITDFGVFIGLPGGIDGLVHLSDLSWSLPAEEAVRNYKKGDEVEAVVLSIDADRERISLGVKQLDGDPFNSFIAVHDKNSIVDGTVKTIDAKGATIALGDDVEGYLRASEVSRDRVEDIRTHLKEGDAVKAMIINIDRKNRGINLSIKARDAVEESEAMQKVAAESSGNAGTTSLGALLKAKMDNKNTE; encoded by the coding sequence ATGAATACTGCTGCCAACACCGCTTCCGCTTCCGCCGCAATCCCGGATTCGTCCGAAAATTTCGCCGCACTGTTCGAAGAAAGCCTGACGCGTCAGGAGATGCGCATCGGTGAAGTCATTACCGCCGAAGTCATCAGAGTCGATTTCAATCACGTCGTCGTCAATGCCGGTTTGAAATCGGAAAGCTTCATAGAACTCGATGAATTTCGCAACGATCGCGGCGAAGTCGAGGTCAAGGCCGGCGATTTTGTCGCGGTCGCGATCGATGCGCTCGAAGACGGCTACGGTGAAACCAAGCTGTCGCGCGAGAAAGCCAAACGGCTGTCGGCGTGGCACGAACTCGAAGTCGCGCTCGAACAGGGCACCCAGGTCACCGGCCTGATCAGCGGCAAGGTCAAGGGCGGGCTGACGGTGATGATCAATGGTATCCGCGCGTTTCTGCCCGGCTCGCTGGTCGATATCCGTCCGGTCAAGGATACCAATCCGCTCGAAGGCAAGCACACCGAATTCAAGGTCATCAAGCTCGACCGCAAACGCAATAACGTCGTCGTGTCGCGGCGCGCCGTGCTTGAGGCAAGCCAAGGCGCCGAGCGCCAGCAACTGCTTTCGAATCTTCAGGAAGGCGCAATCGTCAAGGGCATCGTCAAGAACATTACCGATTACGGCGCATTCGTCGATCTGGGCGGCATCGATGGTCTGCTGCACATTACCGATCTTGCCTGGCGGCGGGTAAAGCATCCGTCCGAAGTGCTCGCAGTCGGCGACGAAGTCGAAGCCAAGGTTCTGAAGTTCGACCAGGAAAAGAGCCGCGTATCGCTCGGCATGAAGCAGCTCGGCGACGATCCGTGGGTCGGCCTGTCGCGCCGCTATCCGCAGAGTACGCGGTTGTTCGGCAAAGTCAGCAACCTGACCGACTACGGCGCCTTCGTCGAAATCGAGCCCGGCATCGAAGGCCTGGTGCACGTGTCGGAAATGGACTGGACCAACAAGAACGTGCATCCGTCGCGCGTCGTTCAATTGGGCGACGAAGTCGAAGTGATGATTCTCGAAATCGACGAAGACCGCCGCCGTATTTCGCTCGGCATGAAACAGTGCCAGCCGAATCCGTGGGAAGAATTCTCGGTCGATCACAAGAAAGGCGACAAGGTTCGCGGCCAGATCAAATCGATCACCGATTTCGGCGTATTCATCGGCTTGCCGGGCGGCATCGACGGGCTCGTGCATTTGTCCGATTTGTCGTGGAGCCTACCCGCCGAAGAAGCGGTGCGCAATTACAAGAAGGGCGATGAAGTCGAAGCTGTCGTGTTGTCGATCGACGCCGACCGCGAGCGCATTTCGCTCGGCGTCAAGCAGCTCGATGGCGATCCTTTCAACAGCTTCATCGCCGTGCATGACAAGAACAGCATCGTCGACGGCACGGTCAAGACGATAGACGCCAAGGGCGCCACGATCGCGCTCGGCGACGATGTCGAAGGCTATCTGCGCGCGTCCGAAGTGTCGCGCGATCGCGTCGAAGACATTCGCACGCACCTGAAGGAAGGCGATGCGGTCAAGGCGATGATCATCAACATCGACCGCAAGAATCGCGGCATCAATTTGTCGATCAAGGCCAGGGACGCCGTGGAGGAATCGGAAGCGATGCAGAAAGTCGCGGCCGAAAGCTCGGGAAATGCCGGCACGACCAGCCTCGGCGCGCTGCTCAAAGCCAAAATGGATAACAAGAATACCGAATAG
- a CDS encoding integration host factor subunit beta, with the protein MTKSELIVKLAARYPQLVAKDAELAVKMILDTMSKSLAAGQRIEIRGFGSFGLNYRPPRLGRNPKSGEKVKVPAKYVPHFKAGKELRERVDIEA; encoded by the coding sequence ATGACCAAGTCGGAGCTGATCGTCAAACTGGCGGCGCGCTATCCGCAGTTGGTGGCGAAGGACGCCGAGCTCGCAGTCAAGATGATTCTCGATACCATGTCGAAAAGCTTGGCCGCCGGTCAGCGCATCGAAATTCGCGGGTTCGGCAGCTTTGGCTTGAATTACCGGCCGCCGCGCCTCGGCCGCAATCCGAAATCCGGTGAGAAGGTCAAGGTTCCCGCCAAGTACGTTCCGCACTTCAAGGCGGGAAAAGAATTGCGCGAACGCGTCGATATCGAAGCCTGA
- a CDS encoding LapA family protein, whose protein sequence is MRYLLWLLKLALFLVIFGFALKNTDSVLLRFYLGYEWNAPLVFILLIFFCAGVAGGILATLGHIFRQRREIASLKRELRVANQEASRRLPVVLDDGA, encoded by the coding sequence ATGCGCTATCTGCTGTGGCTGCTTAAACTTGCGCTGTTTCTGGTGATCTTCGGCTTTGCGCTGAAAAACACCGACAGTGTTCTTCTGCGTTTCTATCTGGGTTATGAATGGAACGCGCCGCTCGTTTTCATCCTGTTGATTTTTTTCTGCGCCGGGGTTGCCGGCGGCATTCTCGCCACGCTCGGACACATTTTCAGGCAGCGCCGGGAAATCGCTTCCCTCAAGCGCGAACTTCGCGTCGCCAACCAGGAAGCGTCGCGGCGGCTGCCAGTCGTCCTGGACGACGGCGCGTAA
- the lapB gene encoding lipopolysaccharide assembly protein LapB has product MEFEFWWLLAFPLFFSLGWLAARIDIKQLMSESRALPLSYFRGLNFLLNEQPDKAIEAFIEVVKVDPQTIELHFALGSLFRRRGEVDRAIRMHQNLAERADLDPDQKLNALFELAQDYLKAGLLDRAEEVFVKLQNTRHGEASLKFLLEIYQQEKDWSKAVVASRELAALTGESRQKEIANFYCELATTDMMNSRPEAASEHLQEALAVHRNSVRASVLLGEVKAAQGQWAEAIEAWKRIESQSPAHLQLVAEKLLNAYREIGSVDEGLNLLRGYLANYASLDLLNVVFEATLARFGAEPAYRLVRDELQRNPTLLGLDKLLEAQLLETPPERRRDLELIKTLVHQHTRNLALYRCDDCGFKSRQFYWHCPACRGWETYPPRRTEERGLTV; this is encoded by the coding sequence ATGGAATTCGAGTTCTGGTGGTTGCTCGCCTTTCCGCTGTTTTTCAGTCTGGGCTGGCTGGCGGCGCGCATCGACATAAAGCAGTTGATGTCGGAATCGCGCGCGCTGCCCTTGTCTTACTTCCGCGGCCTCAACTTCCTGTTGAACGAGCAGCCCGACAAGGCGATCGAGGCGTTTATCGAAGTCGTCAAAGTCGATCCGCAAACCATAGAACTGCATTTCGCGCTGGGCAGCCTGTTCCGCCGCCGCGGTGAAGTGGATCGCGCCATCCGCATGCATCAGAACCTCGCCGAACGCGCCGACCTCGATCCCGACCAGAAGCTGAACGCGCTGTTCGAACTGGCGCAGGATTATCTTAAAGCCGGCTTGCTCGACCGCGCCGAGGAGGTGTTCGTCAAACTGCAGAACACGCGCCACGGGGAGGCATCGCTCAAATTCCTGCTCGAGATTTATCAGCAGGAAAAAGACTGGTCGAAGGCGGTTGTGGCGAGCCGCGAGCTGGCGGCGTTGACCGGGGAGTCGCGGCAAAAAGAAATCGCCAATTTCTACTGCGAACTGGCCACGACCGACATGATGAATTCGCGGCCCGAGGCCGCATCCGAGCATCTGCAGGAGGCCTTGGCCGTGCATCGCAATTCGGTGCGCGCAAGCGTACTGCTCGGCGAGGTAAAGGCGGCGCAAGGGCAATGGGCGGAAGCCATCGAAGCCTGGAAAAGAATCGAATCGCAAAGCCCGGCGCATCTGCAGTTGGTCGCGGAAAAGCTGCTGAATGCGTATCGCGAGATCGGGTCTGTCGACGAAGGCCTGAACCTGCTGCGCGGCTACCTGGCCAATTATGCATCGCTCGATTTGCTGAATGTGGTATTCGAAGCGACGCTCGCCCGCTTTGGCGCCGAACCGGCCTACAGGCTGGTGCGCGACGAGTTGCAGCGCAATCCGACCTTGCTTGGGCTCGACAAGCTGCTTGAAGCGCAGTTGCTGGAAACGCCGCCGGAGCGGCGGCGCGATCTCGAATTGATCAAAACGCTGGTCCATCAGCACACGCGCAATCTGGCCCTGTATCGCTGCGACGATTGCGGTTTCAAGTCACGCCAGTTCTATTGGCATTGTCCGGCGTGCCGCGGCTGGGAAACCTACCCGCCGCGCCGCACCGAAGAGCGCGGGCTGACTGTGTAG